From a region of the Solanum stenotomum isolate F172 chromosome 2, ASM1918654v1, whole genome shotgun sequence genome:
- the LOC125855022 gene encoding uncharacterized protein LOC125855022 isoform X3 — translation MQSRIFPVNPSYTQTQAHSPSLRLSITMSSFSPKVSTVSIPYTQLKDKNADLSAKIEQGFGPNGLGILSISEVPGYSLWRRNLLHLGPRLANLPEDVKRELEDPNSRYNFGWSHGKEKLESGKLDLLKGSFYANPILDVPTTEQSLIERYPSYCGSNIWPHKALPELETAFKTLGKLILDVGLLLAYHCDRYGLTCGMFTRDAVEIHSPDSDAGLYIKTRTGQIVKVEYGVDEIAYQIGETTEILSSGRLCATPHCVQAPRGDAASGVDRTTFALFMQPDWDQKLYFPGEVHIHRELIQSNESLTFGEYTEKLLDKYYHLKM, via the exons ATGCAGAGTCGAATATTCCCAGTGAATCCCTCTTACACACAGACACAAGCTCATTCTCCCTCTCTTCGCCTTTCCATCACGATGAGTTCCTTCTCCCCTAAAGTTTCAACTGTTTCCATACCATATACCCAACTAAAG GACAAAAATGCTGATTTATCGGCAAAAATAGAACAAGGTTTTGGCCCAAATGGTCTAGGAATTCTATCCATATCCGAG GTTCCTGGTTATTCACTGTGGCGACGGAATCTTCTCCACCTTGGTCCCAG GTTAGCCAACCTTCCTGAAGATGTGAAAAGGGAGCTTGAAGACCCTAATAGCAG GTACAACTTTGGATGGAGTCATGGAAAAGAAAAGCTCGAATCCGGAAAGCTAG ATTTGCTGAAAGGATCTTTCTATGCAAATCCAATATTAGATGTACCTACGACAGAGCAATCCCTCATTGAACG GTATCCATCATATTGTGGGTCAAATATATGGCCACATAAGGCTCTGCCAGAACTTGAAACAG CCTTTAAAACTCTTGGAAAGCTGATACTGGATGTGGGATTACTCTTGGCGTATCACTGTGATCGCTATG GTCTTACTTGTGGCATGTTTACTAGAGATGCTGTAGAGATACATAGCCCTGATAGTGATGCTGGCCTTTACATAAAAACACGAACTGGTCAAATAGTCAAG GTGGAGTATGGGGTGGATGAAATAGCATACCAAATAGGTGAAACAACTGAGATCCTCTCAAGTGGTCGACTTTGTGCGACACCACACTGTGTTcag GCACCAAGGGGCGATGCAGCATCTGGTGTTGATCGCACAACATTTGCATTATTCATGCAACCTGATTG GGACCAAAAGCTTTATTTTCCAGGGGAGGTGCATATTCATCGGGAG TTGATTCAATCCAATGAGTCGCTTACTTTTGGAGAATACACCGAGAAGCTCCTTGACAAGTATTACCACCTCAAGATGTAA
- the LOC125855022 gene encoding uncharacterized protein LOC125855022 isoform X2: MQSRIFPVNPSYTQTQAHSPSLRLSITMSSFSPKVSTVSIPYTQLKDKNADLSAKIEQGFGPNGLGILSISEVPGYSLWRRNLLHLGPRLANLPEDVKRELEDPNSRYNFGWSHGKEKLESGKLDLLKGSFYANPILDVPTTEQSLIERYPSYCGSNIWPHKALPELETAFKTLGKLILDVGLLLAYHCDRYASREMVMLEGEGLEQTLVHSRCHKGRLLYYFPAQHSPAHASMSSWCGWHTDHGSLTGLTCGMFTRDAVEIHSPDSDAGLYIKTRTGQIVKVEYGVDEIAYQIGETTEILSSGRLCATPHCVQAPRGDAASGVDRTTFALFMQPDWDQKLYFPGEVHIHRELIQSNESLTFGEYTEKLLDKYYHLKM; encoded by the exons ATGCAGAGTCGAATATTCCCAGTGAATCCCTCTTACACACAGACACAAGCTCATTCTCCCTCTCTTCGCCTTTCCATCACGATGAGTTCCTTCTCCCCTAAAGTTTCAACTGTTTCCATACCATATACCCAACTAAAG GACAAAAATGCTGATTTATCGGCAAAAATAGAACAAGGTTTTGGCCCAAATGGTCTAGGAATTCTATCCATATCCGAG GTTCCTGGTTATTCACTGTGGCGACGGAATCTTCTCCACCTTGGTCCCAG GTTAGCCAACCTTCCTGAAGATGTGAAAAGGGAGCTTGAAGACCCTAATAGCAG GTACAACTTTGGATGGAGTCATGGAAAAGAAAAGCTCGAATCCGGAAAGCTAG ATTTGCTGAAAGGATCTTTCTATGCAAATCCAATATTAGATGTACCTACGACAGAGCAATCCCTCATTGAACG GTATCCATCATATTGTGGGTCAAATATATGGCCACATAAGGCTCTGCCAGAACTTGAAACAG CCTTTAAAACTCTTGGAAAGCTGATACTGGATGTGGGATTACTCTTGGCGTATCACTGTGATCGCTATG CATCCAGAGAGATGGTGATGCTTGAGGGTGAAGGCCTTGAACAAACACTTGTTCATTCTAGATGTCATAAAGGTCGTCTGCTTTACTATTTTCCAGCTCAGCATAG CCCCGCCCATGCTTCCATGTCATCATGGTGTGGATGGCATACAGATCACGGTTCTCTTACGG GTCTTACTTGTGGCATGTTTACTAGAGATGCTGTAGAGATACATAGCCCTGATAGTGATGCTGGCCTTTACATAAAAACACGAACTGGTCAAATAGTCAAG GTGGAGTATGGGGTGGATGAAATAGCATACCAAATAGGTGAAACAACTGAGATCCTCTCAAGTGGTCGACTTTGTGCGACACCACACTGTGTTcag GCACCAAGGGGCGATGCAGCATCTGGTGTTGATCGCACAACATTTGCATTATTCATGCAACCTGATTG GGACCAAAAGCTTTATTTTCCAGGGGAGGTGCATATTCATCGGGAG TTGATTCAATCCAATGAGTCGCTTACTTTTGGAGAATACACCGAGAAGCTCCTTGACAAGTATTACCACCTCAAGATGTAA
- the LOC125855022 gene encoding uncharacterized protein LOC125855022 isoform X1 has protein sequence MQSRIFPVNPSYTQTQAHSPSLRLSITMSSFSPKVSTVSIPYTQLKDKNADLSAKIEQGFGPNGLGILSISEVPGYSLWRRNLLHLGPRLANLPEDVKRELEDPNSRYNFGWSHGKEKLESGKLDLLKGSFYANPILDVPTTEQSLIERYPSYCGSNIWPHKALPELETAFKTLGKLILDVGLLLAYHCDRYASREMVMLEGEGLEQTLVHSRCHKGRLLYYFPAQHSCPAHASMSSWCGWHTDHGSLTGLTCGMFTRDAVEIHSPDSDAGLYIKTRTGQIVKVEYGVDEIAYQIGETTEILSSGRLCATPHCVQAPRGDAASGVDRTTFALFMQPDWDQKLYFPGEVHIHRELIQSNESLTFGEYTEKLLDKYYHLKM, from the exons ATGCAGAGTCGAATATTCCCAGTGAATCCCTCTTACACACAGACACAAGCTCATTCTCCCTCTCTTCGCCTTTCCATCACGATGAGTTCCTTCTCCCCTAAAGTTTCAACTGTTTCCATACCATATACCCAACTAAAG GACAAAAATGCTGATTTATCGGCAAAAATAGAACAAGGTTTTGGCCCAAATGGTCTAGGAATTCTATCCATATCCGAG GTTCCTGGTTATTCACTGTGGCGACGGAATCTTCTCCACCTTGGTCCCAG GTTAGCCAACCTTCCTGAAGATGTGAAAAGGGAGCTTGAAGACCCTAATAGCAG GTACAACTTTGGATGGAGTCATGGAAAAGAAAAGCTCGAATCCGGAAAGCTAG ATTTGCTGAAAGGATCTTTCTATGCAAATCCAATATTAGATGTACCTACGACAGAGCAATCCCTCATTGAACG GTATCCATCATATTGTGGGTCAAATATATGGCCACATAAGGCTCTGCCAGAACTTGAAACAG CCTTTAAAACTCTTGGAAAGCTGATACTGGATGTGGGATTACTCTTGGCGTATCACTGTGATCGCTATG CATCCAGAGAGATGGTGATGCTTGAGGGTGAAGGCCTTGAACAAACACTTGTTCATTCTAGATGTCATAAAGGTCGTCTGCTTTACTATTTTCCAGCTCAGCATAG CTGCCCCGCCCATGCTTCCATGTCATCATGGTGTGGATGGCATACAGATCACGGTTCTCTTACGG GTCTTACTTGTGGCATGTTTACTAGAGATGCTGTAGAGATACATAGCCCTGATAGTGATGCTGGCCTTTACATAAAAACACGAACTGGTCAAATAGTCAAG GTGGAGTATGGGGTGGATGAAATAGCATACCAAATAGGTGAAACAACTGAGATCCTCTCAAGTGGTCGACTTTGTGCGACACCACACTGTGTTcag GCACCAAGGGGCGATGCAGCATCTGGTGTTGATCGCACAACATTTGCATTATTCATGCAACCTGATTG GGACCAAAAGCTTTATTTTCCAGGGGAGGTGCATATTCATCGGGAG TTGATTCAATCCAATGAGTCGCTTACTTTTGGAGAATACACCGAGAAGCTCCTTGACAAGTATTACCACCTCAAGATGTAA
- the LOC125855022 gene encoding uncharacterized protein LOC125855022 isoform X4, translated as MQSRIFPVNPSYTQTQAHSPSLRLSITMSSFSPKVSTVSIPYTQLKDKNADLSAKIEQGFGPNGLGILSISEVPGYSLWRRNLLHLGPRLANLPEDVKRELEDPNSRYNFGWSHGKEKLESGKLDLLKGSFYANPILDVPTTEQSLIERYPSYCGSNIWPHKALPELETAFKTLGKLILDVGLLLAYHCDRYASREMVMLEGEGLEQTLVHSRCHKGRLLYYFPAQHSCPAHASMSSWCGWHTDHGSLTGLTCGMFTRDAVEIHSPDSDAGLYIKTRTGQIVKVEYGVDEIAYQIGETTEILSSGRLCATPHCVQER; from the exons ATGCAGAGTCGAATATTCCCAGTGAATCCCTCTTACACACAGACACAAGCTCATTCTCCCTCTCTTCGCCTTTCCATCACGATGAGTTCCTTCTCCCCTAAAGTTTCAACTGTTTCCATACCATATACCCAACTAAAG GACAAAAATGCTGATTTATCGGCAAAAATAGAACAAGGTTTTGGCCCAAATGGTCTAGGAATTCTATCCATATCCGAG GTTCCTGGTTATTCACTGTGGCGACGGAATCTTCTCCACCTTGGTCCCAG GTTAGCCAACCTTCCTGAAGATGTGAAAAGGGAGCTTGAAGACCCTAATAGCAG GTACAACTTTGGATGGAGTCATGGAAAAGAAAAGCTCGAATCCGGAAAGCTAG ATTTGCTGAAAGGATCTTTCTATGCAAATCCAATATTAGATGTACCTACGACAGAGCAATCCCTCATTGAACG GTATCCATCATATTGTGGGTCAAATATATGGCCACATAAGGCTCTGCCAGAACTTGAAACAG CCTTTAAAACTCTTGGAAAGCTGATACTGGATGTGGGATTACTCTTGGCGTATCACTGTGATCGCTATG CATCCAGAGAGATGGTGATGCTTGAGGGTGAAGGCCTTGAACAAACACTTGTTCATTCTAGATGTCATAAAGGTCGTCTGCTTTACTATTTTCCAGCTCAGCATAG CTGCCCCGCCCATGCTTCCATGTCATCATGGTGTGGATGGCATACAGATCACGGTTCTCTTACGG GTCTTACTTGTGGCATGTTTACTAGAGATGCTGTAGAGATACATAGCCCTGATAGTGATGCTGGCCTTTACATAAAAACACGAACTGGTCAAATAGTCAAG GTGGAGTATGGGGTGGATGAAATAGCATACCAAATAGGTGAAACAACTGAGATCCTCTCAAGTGGTCGACTTTGTGCGACACCACACTGTGTTcag GAAAGATGA
- the LOC125855849 gene encoding uncharacterized protein LOC125855849, protein MANDNGEESSDTGRNPNGIGIENANSSLYMHPSDNSGATLVPIPFDGTGFRSWKRGVYRALSVKNKFGFVNRECKRPDLETPQYHQWERCDNIVTSWILNSLVKEIADSVEYVNDSFELWRELEDRYDQTNGAKLYQIQREINDLSQGTLDITTYYTRMKRLWEELSTLHVKTQCKCNCSCGANESVFRAEQERRLIQFFIGLNETYTAVRGNILMMNLLPSLAQTFSLLVRDEK, encoded by the coding sequence ATGGCGAATGATAATGGTGAGGAATCGAGTGATACTGGTAGAAATCCTAATGGTATTGGGATTGAAAATGCCAACTCTTCCTTGTACATGCATCCCTCTGATAATTCAGGTGCAACATTGGTACCAATTCCTTTTGATGGAACAGGATTTAGGTCGTGGAAGAGAGGTGTTTACAGAGCCCTCTCAGTAAAGAATAAATTCGGTTTTGTTAATAGAGAGTGCAAGAGGCCAGATCTGGAGACGCCTCAATATCATCAATGGGAAAGGTGTGATAACATAGTTACCTCTTGGATTCTGAACTCGCTTGTTAAGGAAATTGCAGATAGTGTGGAGTATGTGAATGATTCGTTCGAATTATGGAGAGAATTGGAAGATCGATATGATCAAACAAATGGAGCAAAACTCTACCAGATCCAAAGGGAGATAAATGATTTGTCTCAAGGAACATTAGATATCACAACGTACTATACTAGGATGAAGAGATTGTGGGAGGAATTAAGCACTCTACATGTTAAAACTCAGTGTAAATGCAACTGCAGTTGTGGAGCAAATGAGAGTGTTTTCAGAGCAGAACAAGAGAGAAGATTAATTCAATTCTTTATAGGACTGAACGAGACTTATACTGCAGTTCGAGGAAACATCCTTATGATGAACCTGCTACCATCACTTGCACAAACCTTTTCACTGTTAGTGCGGGATGAAAAATAG